From a single Candidatus Binatia bacterium genomic region:
- the hisC gene encoding histidinol-phosphate transaminase, with amino-acid sequence MKRAFTRPVVAAMAGYVPGEQPQDRRYIKLNTNENPYPPSPRVIAAIRAAVNDDLRLYPDPLANMLRDRAAAVYGLQREHILVGNGSDELLSMILRACVGAGDRVVFPYPTYSLYDTLVTLQEGQLVHVPYSDDFSLPAGLAEAQGRVTFVCHPNSPSGTPVAIELIRGLARTVPGLLVVDEAYADFAETTALALVREFGNVIVLRTFSKSFSLAGMRIGLAFGGPDLITELLKIKDSYNVSRLGIVAATAALEDYAWMQANVARIRRTRSDLIQGLGKRGFSVLPSQSNFVLARRPGQDQERTYLGLKSKGILVRYFPTPELRHALRISVGTDEEIAALLRALDEITLSP; translated from the coding sequence ATGAAACGTGCCTTCACGCGCCCCGTTGTGGCCGCCATGGCCGGTTACGTACCCGGCGAGCAACCTCAGGATCGACGCTACATCAAGCTGAACACCAACGAGAACCCATATCCTCCTTCGCCCCGGGTGATCGCAGCGATCCGTGCGGCGGTCAATGACGACTTGCGGCTCTATCCCGACCCACTGGCCAACATGCTGCGTGACCGGGCCGCGGCCGTGTACGGCCTGCAGCGGGAACATATTTTGGTGGGCAACGGGTCGGACGAGCTGCTGAGCATGATCCTGCGCGCCTGCGTTGGCGCGGGAGACCGTGTTGTCTTTCCGTATCCCACCTACAGCCTGTACGACACATTGGTGACGCTGCAGGAAGGCCAGCTGGTACACGTCCCCTATTCAGACGATTTCTCACTTCCCGCCGGCTTGGCCGAGGCGCAGGGCCGGGTCACGTTCGTCTGTCACCCGAATTCGCCGTCCGGCACTCCGGTCGCAATTGAGCTGATTCGCGGCCTGGCACGGACGGTCCCTGGACTGCTCGTTGTGGACGAAGCGTACGCGGACTTTGCCGAGACGACGGCGTTGGCGCTGGTGCGGGAGTTCGGCAACGTCATCGTGTTGCGCACGTTTTCCAAGTCCTTCTCGCTTGCCGGCATGCGCATCGGGCTGGCGTTCGGAGGGCCCGACCTCATCACCGAACTGCTCAAGATCAAAGACTCGTACAACGTCAGCCGCCTCGGCATCGTGGCCGCAACCGCCGCCCTGGAAGATTACGCCTGGATGCAGGCCAATGTGGCTCGCATTCGTCGCACGCGGTCCGACCTGATCCAAGGGCTCGGAAAACGAGGCTTCTCCGTTCTGCCGAGCCAGTCGAACTTCGTCCTGGCGCGGCGCCCCGGTCAAGACCAGGAACGCACCTATCTCGGGTTGAAAAGTAAGGGGATTCTCGTTCGCTATTTTCCGACACCCGAACTGCGGCACGCGTTGCGCATCAGTGTCGGTACGGACGAAGAGATCGCCGCGCTACTGCGGGCGCTGGATGAGATCACGCTCTCGCCCTGA